AAATTTCTGAACCAAAAAGCGAAACAATCGAAGGCGGAGTTCGGAAAATATACGGCGGAAAATGAGAATATCATAATAAAATAAAGCTAAATTTCATTACAAATCCAGATGAAAATGAAATTTTATATGTCAACGGAAATCCTGTAGATGTTTTAGATCTTAATTTTGATTATGATCTTGAGGACCTAAGACTTGAACAAAAAAACCAGCAAAATTCAACAAACAGTTATAAAATTGAAATTAAAAAATTTAAAAAAGACAATAAAATACAGGATAATTCAGAATTAGTTGCTATTTATGAAATTGAATTTGTAATTAAAACAGCAAATTCAATTATGGATATAAAGTGGTTTGCTTGAGATCCAAAAAATAATAAAGATCAACAAAAATTAATTGAACCTTACTTAAAAGACAAAAATGATCAAATAATTTATGATCAATTTGGAGTTAAGGTCAAAAATCCTGAATATGATCCGTTAATTGATACAAAAACTGGGACTAAAAAACAAATTGTTTGAGTATCGACCGGCAAAAATCCTAATTCTATACCTGAAAACAGCAATTTTGCTCAACTTCCAAGCGAAATTTCACGTTTTAATTTAGGTCTTGAATCAGAATTTGGATTCATTGCAGAAGCAAGTGTTAGTGGAAAAGGCGCTAATATAGTGTTAAATTCAAATCCTGAAAATGATAAAGTTTCATCTTTTAGATATTTAGTTGACTCAGATAATAGTGAAAATTTTGAAATTTTAAACAAAAATGGCAAAAAATCAGAAAAATTCGACATTACAAATAGTGCAAATAAATATTTTTCGATTGGGGGAGTTTGACTTTTTTCTTCTAAATTTGATAAAGGACTTTCATCATATAAAATTGTTTCTATTGGTGAAAATTCAAGTTCACAACTTTTTAATGATGTTTTCCCAAATAAATCAATTATCCCTTTTTGGGAATCAAAAGCAGGCCAAATTTTAGAACAATATTTACTTCTAGAAAAAATAACAAATGAAAATATCAAAAAACTGACATATGAACAAATTTTATTATATTGAAGAAATTTTATAGATAATGTTGTAAAAACAAAGCAAATTAAGAAAATTAATCAAAAATTAGACGAAAACATCGAAATTAAAAACAAAATTGTCTTATTAGTTCAAAAAAATTTAAATTTTGAAAATTTAGAACAGACAAATAACCAAAAAATAGGTTCAAATCACGGTTTTGAGAGCTCAACAGGCAACAAAGTTCTCGAAATTAACCCAGAAATGATTTCTGAAATATCTAAATTTTTTGTAGATGACAATGAAAATTCTAGTAATATTGATATAAAAATTGAAAATATTGTTCAGGGTCAAGATAATAAATTTGATTTTGACATTAAAATAGTTAAAAAAGATGATAAAAAAGCAGAAAATTTTGAAGAAATTTTAGGTATCCTAAGTTTTTCTGACATTGAAATTAAAGATTCAGAGCAAAATAAAAATAAAGCTAAAATTAAATTTAATTTGAAAAATGACAAACATACAGTAAATCAAAATTTGCAAAATTCATCTCAAATAATTGATTACTTTTCAAATCAAGAAAATTTTGACAAAGTAAATCTGTTTTTAGAAGAAAATGACGAAAATATAATTGCCAATTTTGATCTAAAACCTGAGTTTAAAGAGCTTTTTCATTTACAAACTCCCTTTATTATTGTGAAAAAAAGCACAAAAAATAGTGAAATTTTTCAAGATTCAAGAAATATTTTTGATGAACTTTTGTTAGAGCGAATCAATCTTACTGGTATCGAGAACTTGCAAAATGCCAAAAATTTTATATTACAGCAAATCCAGGCAAGTTGAAAAGATGTTAAATACAACTATAATGTCGATTTTGTAATTGAAAATTTTGATAATGTCGTCGAAAATGTGATAAAAAATGCCGAAGAAAGTGAACAAATACCTCACAAAATTTGAAATTTGACTCTAAAAGTCAAGAAAAATCAAATTAATAAATTTTATGGATCAAAAACTATTAAACTTGTTAATATTATAGGAAGTCTAAATAACCCTAAAATTAGCAATTTAAATCAAATTAAAGCCAAAGAATTTAGTCTTTCTATTTCAAAAAACAGTGAAAATTTGGAAAATGCCATTAAAGATCATGTCTATAACCTTCTTTTGCCTGAAGAAATTGATTCAAAAAAATATTTGTACTTACAGAATATTTCACAAATTGTGAATAATTTTCGGACTAATCCAAAATTAGAAAAGGCAACACTTGTTTTAAAACCTGGAACACCTCAGCTAAATGGAAAAAAAGAACTTACTATTTTTAATTCAGATTTTACAACTTTAGGCGATCTAACTTTGGGCGGTTTAGAAAAAAATTCTGAAATTACTAAGTCAAATATTTCAAAATCCACAGCTTATTGACTAATTCCGTTAATTATTTTTTCAATAATAGGATTACTGTTTTTTGGCTTTTGGATTTACAACAAATTTATCGCAAAGTTTAAAAATTAGAAGCCTCAGAAAAATTAAATAAATTAAAATCGCAAATAGTTAATAAAAAAAAGTCTTTTACTTGAATAAAAGACTTTTTTTTATTAATAAATTTTAATTAATTTGTTGACTAAAAATAATTATAACTATTTTTTGTTAGACTTTGTTTAAGAAAGGAGTTTTTCAGATTTTTAAAAATTTTTTCAAAAAACAAAATAATAGCTGTTTTAGATAGGTTTTTTCAACTAAGAAGAAAAATTTTAGCCTTGATAGATAGAGCTAAATTTAAAAAAATATTTAAAATTCAGTCACTAAAGCTGAAGTTTTAGTTATTGAACTTTTTTAAATTTTTATATTCAAAGGTCGCAGGAGCTTTACGCCCAAAAACATTTTCAAGTTCTACTGTTATTAAGGTTTTAGTCTCATTCATCTCGATAATTTTACCAATATCGCCAGAAAAAGGACCTTGAGTCACTTTTACCCAATCGCCAATTTGTCAAGTTATTGCAGTAGTATCGTTAGTTTCTTGAAAACTAAGAACTTTTTGATTTCAATTTTCTTTCATTCGCTCGAATTGCCGAATTGAAATTGGCGTTGGTTTAGTTCCTCTACCATGAGAACCAACAAGTCCTGTTACATATTGAGTATTTCTAACAACAAATCAGGCTTTATCAACCATATTCATCTTGATAAAAAAGTAGCCCTTATATAAATTACGATATTTGAGTTTTTTTTCAGCTTTTCCGTTTGTGCTTTCCTCATAATAAGGGACATCAAATTTTATTATTTCCTGAAAGTGCTCTTCTAAATTTTCATATTTTATTCGGTTTTTAAGTAAAGTAATTGCAACATCTTCTTTTGATGAAATAGTTGAAATCATGTATCACTTATATATTTTCATAGTATTTTTTGCTCCTTTCTAAATTCCTACTCCGGCTTGATTTCAAATATAGGCAGCAATAATTGTAATTGCGAAAAAAACGGCCATAAAAATAAGTGAAAAAATTATTGTTTGCCCAAAACTTTGAAAAGCGACTCGACTTGTTGGTCATTTTACCCTTTTCATTTCTTTAATAAAAAGGCGAAAGAAAAATTTTTTTTTGCCTTTTTTTGTCTCGTCGGGGACTTTAACATTTTTTGCTTGTTTTTTTCACATTATTTTTCCTCTTGGTGTAAAGTAGATTTGCGACATATTTTACAAAATTTATTAATCTGAAGGCGAGTTTGAAGCGATTTATTTGTTTTATAGTTCCGATTTTTACAAACAAAGCAGCTTAGACTAATTTTTTTCTTCATATTAATCCTAAAAATTTAACATTACAGTCTATAATTATATATTAATTTAGGAAAAAACTTCTTAATTTATTACTTGTAGCTCGAATAAAATCATTAACCTTTTGTGTGGTGATGCCAATTTTTTTAGCAATAACATTAGTTGGAATATCTTGAATAAAAAACATTTCAAACATTTCCATCTCAAGTTCGTCAAAAGATTCGGTAATTCGGTTGTAAATATCTTGAATTTCTAGTTTGTGAAGCTCGCTTTCGACAGCAAATTCAATATTTTCAGGTAATTCATCAAGTGAAACTGAAAAATTTGCTATTTGATAGTTTTTTGTGGTAAAAGAAGTTGCATACCCTAACATAAACAGTTTAATTTTGTGAACCAAATAATTTTCAAGCGGGATACCTAAACTAGGGTCAAATTCTTCATATAACTGCACAAATTTGTCAATTGAAGCATTAAATAAGTCTTGATAAGTTATCGGTGTGAGGGCAAAAGTTTTTATCACTTGTTTTGAACAAGCTAATAAAATATGCGAATATTTGTTTAAAACGGTAAAATATCTCTTATTTTTTGCTATTTTTTTCTTACGATCTAATCACATTTTGTAAATAAAACCTCATAGTTCTTTATTTTTGTTTGTTTTTTAGATAAAAAAGTATAATTCCCGTTGCAACTGTGACGTTTAGAGAATCAATTTTACCTTCCATCGGAATAAAAAATGACTCATCGCTAGCATACAAACTACTTTTTTTAATTCCAGTAGCCTCATTGCCAACTATAATTGCACAGGGAAAATTAAACTGAATTTCATTAATTTTTTTACTTTTTTCGCCTAAATCAGTGGCATAAATTCAAAAACCTATTTTTTTTAGTTTATTAATTGCAGCTACAATTGAATTTACAAGAATAAACTTGATACCAATAAAGCCACCTGATGCAACTTTGAATGTGGTTTCATTTAGTTTAGCTGCTCGCTTTTTGGGCAAAATTATATGCTTAATTCCAAAACAATTTGCTGTTCTAATAATGTTACCGAGATTATTTTGATCATGAATATGATCAAGAATTAAAACAATTTCGGGTCTATCCTTGTTTAAAACATCAATTTCAAAAAATTTAAAGTTTTCAACAACGCCAACAAAACCTTGGTGGTTGGCAAAAACTAATTTATCTAAAAAATCTTTATTAACTATTTGTACTTTTTGGTTCGAAAAAATTGGACTATCGGGCTGTTTTAAACAGTAAATTTGTTTAAAAACAAACCCATTTTTAATTGCTTCTATCACCGAATTCTTGCCACAGATATATTTAAGCATATTTTTTCACTTTCATATGAAACGCGGAAAAAATTATGAAAAAATGAACCTTTTTCATAATTTTTCGCGATATTTATCAGCTTCTTCATATTTTTTTTGTTCAAGGAGTTTTTTTCAGATCTCAATATTTTCTTGATCTTCAGAGTTAATTTCTTTTTTTGCAAAGCTAAATCTTAGTAATTTGAATATAAAGACAATTTCTGAATTCTTTTTTTGTTTTGCTAAATTAGAAATTAAAAAAATGGCATTAGAAAATTTTTGTTCTTCAATAAGTGATAAAATTTGATCAACAAGGCTTTTTTCAATTTCTTTAGGATTAAGAATTCAGTCAAAATAAATTTTTTTGTATTTTGTTATTAATTTTTGGTGATTTTGGATTAATTCATCTGTTAAATTAATCGGGACACTAGGATTTATTGACAAAAAAATGCTACGAAGAACATCTGGGTCATATTTTTTGGCAAATTCTTTTGCAAAAATTATATTTCCGATTGATTTAGACATTTTTTTACCGTTAAAATTTACAAAGCCAACACGAATTCATTTTTTTGAAATTGGCTCATTTGTTAACGCAAAATGTTGGGCATTTTCATTTTCATGATGCGGAAAAATCAAATCAACACCACCTCCGTGAATATCCACTGAATTTTTCTCAAAATGATTATAAATAATTGCTGAACACTCAGTATGTCAGCCAGGTCTACCTAGGCCAAAAGGAGATTCAAAAAGTACGCCTTTTTTTGTTTTTTTTCACAAAACAAAATCGTTTACAGATTTACTTTGACGATCTTTTTGATACAAATTGTGGACTTTTTGTTGAGAAATTACACCGTAATTTGCAATTTTACTTGCATCAAAAACAAGGTCGCCGTTTTGGTTAAAATAAGTAAAATTTTTATCTTTTAACTCCACAATATAGTCGATAATTTTGTCAAGAATTTGCGTTACTTTTATAATTTTGTCAGGTTTTTTAACGTTAAATGTTTCAAGAACACTGAAATATTCAAAAATGTATTTTTGACTTAATTCAGCTTCAGTTAGCCCTAATTCCATTGCTTTTTCGATAATTTTGTCATCAATATCGGTGATATTTTGGATAAAATTAACTTTTTTGCCAAAGTATTTTCATACTGAAACTAAAAAATCAAACACAATTACCGACCTTAAATTGCCGATGTGAACGTGATTATAAACCGTAGGACCGCAAAGATAAACATTCAAATTACTTTTAGTTGAGCTCATAATTCGTTAATTTTTTAACTAAATCAGTGTAATTAGGTATAATTTTACCAATTTTTTCCCAAAAAAGCTTGCCGTGGTTGCGAAAAAAATGGTGAACTACCTCATGAACAATTACATAATCGATAATTTCCTTGGAAAATGCAAATAAATATTTGCTATAATGAATTTTTTGACGATAATAATTGGTGCCTCATGATGTATTTTTTCGCGATAATTTGACTATATAATCAGGGACTTCTAAGGTTTTGGTTCAAAATTTTGTTCGCTGAATCAGGTAGTCTTCAAAATGTTTCATTAACAGTTTTTCAATTTTAGCCTCAATATTTTTTGGCCGACCTAAGGAAAAAATAGCAAACTGACTTTGCAAATAGAGTTTATTTTTTGTTTTTATTAGACTAAAATAGTTTTTTTTACCAAAAAGGTAAAAAAAAGATTCAGAAAAGTGCAAAACTTGTCTTAGTGGCAAAATATTTATAATTTTATTAAAATATTTTGAATTTCTGACACTCCTGATTAAAACTTCATCACTTAGAATAAGTCCGGTCTGAACCAAAATATAGTCATCAACTAATTTAACTATCAGGCGCGAACTTTTAGGCCTGAATTCAACAAAAATAGGATAATTTTGGCCATTTAGGTCTATTTTTAGTTCGCGAAACTTAGCTTTTTTGTTGGAATTCATTTTTAGTTATTTTTAGTTCGATTGTATTTGCGCTTTTGTCAATAATTTCAAATTCAAGTTTGTATGTTGGCCAGTCAAAATAGAATTTCGCCCCTAAAACCAGCTTTTTTTTCGAACTTTGGGATAAAAGTCACTGATTTAAATTTTTAAAATTAACAGGAAGATTGACCGCTAAAATTTTGTTAATTGTCAAAATAGAAGTTTCAGCTTTTGTTGTAATTTGATTTGGACTAATTTGATAAAAATCAAGGTCATCGCGATAGTCATACTCGTCATAAATTGGGCCTAAAAGACACTCGAGAATATCTTCAAATGTAAGAATTCCAACGATTTTTTGTGATTTATTTGACTCAACTACAAAGCCTAAATGAGATTTTGATTTTTTCAAAATCTCATAATTTGTTTTAATCAAAGAAGTCGAAAGAAGAAGAGGTGTTTTTATTATATGGTCATTGATATCAAATTTATCAAGGTGTAAAATGTCTTTTGAAAGTAAAATTCCAACAAAATTGTCATCTTTTCAAACAGGAATTCGAGAAAAATTTGAGTCAATTATTACTTCTTTGATCGACTCAAGACTATCTTCATATTTTACAAAGACAACATCTTCAAGTTTGGTAAAATGTTTGGCTGTTGTAAAAGAGTCAAATTCAAGCGCTCGAATTGCCAAGTCAGATTCATCTTTTTCAAGAACATCTTCTTGGTGAGCTTGTAAAATTATTTTTTTTAGCTCATTTTCCGTGTTTGTTACATTGATTTTTTTGACAAATTTAGTCATTAAAGCCGCTAGTGGAAATAAAAAGTAGTAAAAAAAAGTAATAAAAAATCAAAAAGCTTTTAAAAATAAAATCGGTTTTTTTCGCCCGAAAATTTTAGGGTAAATTTCGCCAAAAATTATTAACGGCGGAGTTGTTGCTGCTATTGAAATTAAAATTTGTAGCGATTCATTAATTGCTAAATTTGAAAAAAGTGCCGAAATTATGATAGAAATTCCGATGTTGACAATGTTGTTTCAAATTAGAATAATTGTTAGTGTTTTTTCATAATTGTCATAATATTTAAGAATTTGCTTTTTTCCTCAAAAAGAATCAGAAATATTTTCATCAACTTTAGCCCGACTTGTGGCGGTAAAAACGGTTTCACTTGCTGAAAAAATGGCCGAAATTAAAAATAAAAATAATAAAACAATTCCTAAAGCAATAAAATAACCCGGCATTAGTCCTCTAATCCTAAATTTATATCATTTTTATTTTTGTTTGCAACATTAAAATCAAGGGCAGCAATAAACTGGCCAATTTCAGGCAAAAAATTAAAAAATAAGGTTCCAGTTGGACCATTTCTGTGTTTTGCGATAATTAATTTTGTATTTGGACCGCTGTCAAAATTAGACTGATCATCTTCTCTTTTATTATAATAGTTGTCGCGGTGTAAAAAAGCAACAAGGTCAGCATCTTGCTCAATTGCTCCAGATTCACGCAAATCTGAAAGTAAAGGAGTTTTATCCTCCCTTCGTTCAACATTTCTTGAAAGTTGCGACAGAGCAATAATCGGCGTATTAACTGCTCGAGCTAGTTGTTTTAATTTTCGGGAAATAATTGAAACCTCGACTTGACGGTTGTAATTTTGATTATTTGCACTTGAATTTATAAGTTGTAAATAGTCAAAAATAATAAGATCATATTTGATATTGTTGCGATAGCGTTTTTGAACTTCTCAAAAAATGTCGTCAATATTGATCGAACCTGAGTCATTTATGGTCAATTTTGCCTCTTTTAGTCGTTTTGAGATTGCTTTTTCAATTTTTATTAAATCTTCAGGGCGTAAGTTTTTCGGTGTTTTGAATTTATTGGCCTCAATTCCTGAGACAAGTGATAAAAGCCGAGTTCCTAAATCTGTGTTTGACATTTCAAGGGCAAAAAATAGCACAGATTTTCCACTTTTGCAAACATTTCAGGCCAAATTAAGGGCAAAAGCTGTTTTTCCAACTGAGGGTCGAGCTGCCAAAATTACAAGTTCACCCCTTTGAAAACCAGAAGTTACAACATCTAAATTGTCATAGCCAGTCGAAATTCCTTTAATAACATTTTGACTTGTGCGAAGTTCGGTAATAAATTGAAAAATTTCCTGGGCAATTTCATAAATTGAATAAAAAGACTGTTTGGTGCTGTCTAAAGTCAAAAGATTAATTTTGTCAACAATTTGACTTGTAATTTCAATGGAAGTTTTTTTACCAAAATCTAGTTCGTGACTTGATTCTTCAATGATTTTTTTGAGCTGACGTAGAGTTTTTTTTTCGCTGACAATCCTCAAGTGCGAAGTAATTTCTGAAGGCAGAGAAAAATTATTATTATAAAGTCAAATTATGAAGGACTTTCCGCCTATTTTTTCCAGCTTTTGATTTTTTTGCAGTTCTTCAATTATTAAATTAACTTCAGGATCAGGCACGCTGGCAACAACAGTTTTAATTGCTTTTGCAATCTCAACTAGTCTTAGATCGCTAAAATCATTAGGGTCAATTGCATCAATATAATTGATAATTTTTCTGGGATTTGAAAGCAAAAAAGAAATTATAAAGGACTCAATATCAGGGGAAGTATATCGCGAATTATTCATCTTTTACAACGTTTATTTTTAAAGTAGCACTAATTTCTGGACTTAATTTAACAGTAACATAACTTGTTCCAAAATTGGAAATTCCTGGCGTTTGAATTAAGTGCTTATCAATAAAAATATCTTTGGTCTCAAGCTCCTTTTTTATTTTTTTAGCCGAAATTGCGCCGTGGACTGAATCAAGTGTCCCTTTTAATTTAAATCACAAAACAGTATTTTCAATTTGAGTTTTGAGTTGAACTGCCTGATTTTTTTTATTTTCCTTTTCAGCTTCAATTTTTTTTAGTCTTTCTTTTAAAAGTTTTTCAGTTCTTGGATTAAAAGGTTCTGCCAAATTATTTTTAAACAAATAATTGCTAGCATAACCAGCTGAAACCTCAACAACACTGTTTGCACGACCATCTTTTGTGTCTTTAAGTAGAATTACTTTCATATTCTCTCCTTTGAATTGCAAGTTTAATATTTTCAACAAATTCAGAAAAAGTCTCAACTGTTGAATAAGCAGCTGCTGAAGTTACATTTCCGCCTCCACCAACTTGCTCTGCTATATATTGAACATTAACATTTTCAACACCTCGAGCTGACATTTTATAATTTTTTTGTTGTGGTAATTTTGCCACAACAAAGGCAGCTTGCCGATTTTTAACTAACAAAATTTGCTCACAAGCAATCGAGACTAAATCAGTTTCAATTTCCCGGTCAAGACTTGCAAGAAAAAAACCTGGCTTAACTTCGGTGACATTTTCAAGAATTTCTTTAATAATTTTTGACTCATTTTCATTAAGTTTGAGAAATTCACCAGTTTTTGCAGTTTTTGCACCTCAACGAACAAGGGCGGAAACGGCCGCAAAAGTCGAGGCACTGGCAGTTTTTTTAAACTGAGCCGAGTCAACATATAAGCCATTAAGCAAAATTTGGGCTCATTCTTGATCAATGCTGATATCTGAGTGAATTGTTAGCAAAATTAAGTGCGTAATAATTTCACATGTTGATGAAGATGAGACATCAATATAGTCATGAATTAATTCCAAAATCCCTTGCATTTTGGAATTAATTCCGTGATGATCAAAGACAAAAACATTTTCCAAATTGATTTGATCAAGAGCTTTTTTGTTTTCAATTCGCTCAACATCAGAAACATCAACTAAAATGGCAAGGCAAGTATCGTTATTTTTTGAGGCCATTGTAATTTTTGAGGCAACTGAACGCGATATAAAAATATTTTTCTTGATAAAATCAGCTTGCGATAAAAATCTTGTCGTTGTTGTGTCAAAAGTCTGGTTTTGAATATAAAAATTAATTTTTCTTTTGTAAATAACTTCAGCATATCTTTTTAAAAAATTACCCAAAACATAACCAGAACCAAATGAATCTAAGTCAGAATTAATGTGCCCATAAATTATTATATTATCAATTTTTTCGAGTTTTTCAACCAAAAGTCGTGCAATTCTTCTAAGTCTAACAAGCGAATGGAGGCTGAGAGATTCACTATAAGAACCATAAGAAAAAGGCCTTTTTCCATAAGGATAAATTGAAACTTGATTTCCACCACGAGTTTTTGAAAAAATTAAAGCCTCATTTGCTAGTCTTTTTACTTCCACTAAATTTGTTGTGCCAAATCCAAAGCCGACTGAAAATCAAACTTCGGTTGTATCATCAATTTTAGTGCTCTCGTCGCGAAAAATGTAAAAATGATTTTTTTGTCAAAGCACAAAAGTTTCATAATGTAAAACTAACATAATCCGGCCGTCTGCGTATTCTTTGTACAAAAATTTATATTTTTGTGACAATTTTTCAAAAAAATCATTAATAAAAATTTTGATTTTAGGGTAGTCTTGATCGCTACTGCGAAAATTTGTTGAGACAAAATTATCAACCTCAACCTCGGCAAAAACAAGCGAATTATTTTCATAACCTTGCGAAATTGACTTAAAAAGTGTGATATCACGATAAGAAATTCAATATGCAAATTTATTATAATTAATTTCAAATCAGTTATTTCCCCTTTTTATTTCAAATTTTGGTGGAATATCTTCAACCTTTTTATATTGGGGAAAAAGATAAAAAATATCACGATTCACTAATCTTTCTGGGTATAAATCTTTAACGTATTTGGAAACTTTTGTAATTTTGTAAGTTGAAGATAAATTGATAATTCCAATATTATTTTCCTCG
The DNA window shown above is from Mesomycoplasma ovipneumoniae and carries:
- a CDS encoding Mbov_0399 family ICE element protein, whose product is MHKKIPFFLISGLIPVLFLSAGYQNTAYFKLNNYDNYEIKSEFANFSAQFDLEIERQPDSFSFEWIKDNKIDSKSEIRKLNSYWFDRTIKEKFYQPGSKPEIRDENLAPEYCSQLESCRNWQFYLSESRFRDWKQETVFNIYGEYDKSIFDRNSLSITSKKYNKINISNILNEYAKNKIGELEKNFNLKNIKISHLIYSVGFELQRDKIKKFTVNLQYRYSYQKRVLNKDLELEKYLSDLRQNFNNSIIKNNQISIKIETNQQNNNEIQSFSLTSSQKGLKEIEKKVAEFSSELFKKGKKYNADLHFNVISDTQIEFFIRFKHPQDKNFYNFQLNNKVNVRPFFENNDKFWKRLTIIPGNIYDSKTYESKIDEPVKISEPKSETIEGGVRKIYGGKWEYHNKIKLNFITNPDENEILYVNGNPVDVLDLNFDYDLEDLRLEQKNQQNSTNSYKIEIKKFKKDNKIQDNSELVAIYEIEFVIKTANSIMDIKWFAWDPKNNKDQQKLIEPYLKDKNDQIIYDQFGVKVKNPEYDPLIDTKTGTKKQIVWVSTGKNPNSIPENSNFAQLPSEISRFNLGLESEFGFIAEASVSGKGANIVLNSNPENDKVSSFRYLVDSDNSENFEILNKNGKKSEKFDITNSANKYFSIGGVWLFSSKFDKGLSSYKIVSIGENSSSQLFNDVFPNKSIIPFWESKAGQILEQYLLLEKITNENIKKLTYEQILLYWRNFIDNVVKTKQIKKINQKLDENIEIKNKIVLLVQKNLNFENLEQTNNQKIGSNHGFESSTGNKVLEINPEMISEISKFFVDDNENSSNIDIKIENIVQGQDNKFDFDIKIVKKDDKKAENFEEILGILSFSDIEIKDSEQNKNKAKIKFNLKNDKHTVNQNLQNSSQIIDYFSNQENFDKVNLFLEENDENIIANFDLKPEFKELFHLQTPFIIVKKSTKNSEIFQDSRNIFDELLLERINLTGIENLQNAKNFILQQIQASWKDVKYNYNVDFVIENFDNVVENVIKNAEESEQIPHKIWNLTLKVKKNQINKFYGSKTIKLVNIIGSLNNPKISNLNQIKAKEFSLSISKNSENLENAIKDHVYNLLLPEEIDSKKYLYLQNISQIVNNFRTNPKLEKATLVLKPGTPQLNGKKELTIFNSDFTTLGDLTLGGLEKNSEITKSNISKSTAYWLIPLIIFSIIGLLFFGFWIYNKFIAKFKN
- the nusG gene encoding transcription termination/antitermination protein NusG; translation: MKIYKWYMISTISSKEDVAITLLKNRIKYENLEEHFQEIIKFDVPYYEESTNGKAEKKLKYRNLYKGYFFIKMNMVDKAWFVVRNTQYVTGLVGSHGRGTKPTPISIRQFERMKENWNQKVLSFQETNDTTAITWQIGDWVKVTQGPFSGDIGKIIEMNETKTLITVELENVFGRKAPATFEYKNLKKFNN
- the secE gene encoding preprotein translocase subunit SecE, coding for MSQIYFTPRGKIMWKKQAKNVKVPDETKKGKKKFFFRLFIKEMKRVKWPTSRVAFQSFGQTIIFSLIFMAVFFAITIIAAYIWNQAGVGI
- the rpmG gene encoding 50S ribosomal protein L33, producing MKKKISLSCFVCKNRNYKTNKSLQTRLQINKFCKICRKSTLHQEEK
- a CDS encoding sigma-70 family RNA polymerase sigma factor produces the protein MWLDRKKKIAKNKRYFTVLNKYSHILLACSKQVIKTFALTPITYQDLFNASIDKFVQLYEEFDPSLGIPLENYLVHKIKLFMLGYATSFTTKNYQIANFSVSLDELPENIEFAVESELHKLEIQDIYNRITESFDELEMEMFEMFFIQDIPTNVIAKKIGITTQKVNDFIRATSNKLRSFFLN
- the rlmB gene encoding 23S rRNA (guanosine(2251)-2'-O)-methyltransferase RlmB — its product is MLKYICGKNSVIEAIKNGFVFKQIYCLKQPDSPIFSNQKVQIVNKDFLDKLVFANHQGFVGVVENFKFFEIDVLNKDRPEIVLILDHIHDQNNLGNIIRTANCFGIKHIILPKKRAAKLNETTFKVASGGFIGIKFILVNSIVAAINKLKKIGFWIYATDLGEKSKKINEIQFNFPCAIIVGNEATGIKKSSLYASDESFFIPMEGKIDSLNVTVATGIILFYLKNKQK
- the cysS gene encoding cysteine--tRNA ligase; the encoded protein is MSSTKSNLNVYLCGPTVYNHVHIGNLRSVIVFDFLVSVWKYFGKKVNFIQNITDIDDKIIEKAMELGLTEAELSQKYIFEYFSVLETFNVKKPDKIIKVTQILDKIIDYIVELKDKNFTYFNQNGDLVFDASKIANYGVISQQKVHNLYQKDRQSKSVNDFVLWKKTKKGVLFESPFGLGRPGWHTECSAIIYNHFEKNSVDIHGGGVDLIFPHHENENAQHFALTNEPISKKWIRVGFVNFNGKKMSKSIGNIIFAKEFAKKYDPDVLRSIFLSINPSVPINLTDELIQNHQKLITKYKKIYFDWILNPKEIEKSLVDQILSLIEEQKFSNAIFLISNLAKQKKNSEIVFIFKLLRFSFAKKEINSEDQENIEIWKKLLEQKKYEEADKYREKLWKRFIFS
- a CDS encoding YgjP-like metallopeptidase domain-containing protein, coding for MNSNKKAKFRELKIDLNGQNYPIFVEFRPKSSRLIVKLVDDYILVQTGLILSDEVLIRSVRNSKYFNKIINILPLRQVLHFSESFFYLFGKKNYFSLIKTKNKLYLQSQFAIFSLGRPKNIEAKIEKLLMKHFEDYLIQRTKFWTKTLEVPDYIVKLSRKNTSWGTNYYRQKIHYSKYLFAFSKEIIDYVIVHEVVHHFFRNHGKLFWEKIGKIIPNYTDLVKKLTNYELN
- a CDS encoding CNNM domain-containing protein, which gives rise to MPGYFIALGIVLLFLFLISAIFSASETVFTATSRAKVDENISDSFWGKKQILKYYDNYEKTLTIILIWNNIVNIGISIIISALFSNLAINESLQILISIAATTPPLIIFGEIYPKIFGRKKPILFLKAFWFFITFFYYFLFPLAALMTKFVKKINVTNTENELKKIILQAHQEDVLEKDESDLAIRALEFDSFTTAKHFTKLEDVVFVKYEDSLESIKEVIIDSNFSRIPVWKDDNFVGILLSKDILHLDKFDINDHIIKTPLLLSTSLIKTNYEILKKSKSHLGFVVESNKSQKIVGILTFEDILECLLGPIYDEYDYRDDLDFYQISPNQITTKAETSILTINKILAVNLPVNFKNLNQWLLSQSSKKKLVLGAKFYFDWPTYKLEFEIIDKSANTIELKITKNEFQQKS
- the dnaB gene encoding replicative DNA helicase produces the protein MNNSRYTSPDIESFIISFLLSNPRKIINYIDAIDPNDFSDLRLVEIAKAIKTVVASVPDPEVNLIIEELQKNQKLEKIGGKSFIIWLYNNNFSLPSEITSHLRIVSEKKTLRQLKKIIEESSHELDFGKKTSIEITSQIVDKINLLTLDSTKQSFYSIYEIAQEIFQFITELRTSQNVIKGISTGYDNLDVVTSGFQRGELVILAARPSVGKTAFALNLAWNVCKSGKSVLFFALEMSNTDLGTRLLSLVSGIEANKFKTPKNLRPEDLIKIEKAISKRLKEAKLTINDSGSINIDDIFWEVQKRYRNNIKYDLIIFDYLQLINSSANNQNYNRQVEVSIISRKLKQLARAVNTPIIALSQLSRNVERREDKTPLLSDLRESGAIEQDADLVAFLHRDNYYNKREDDQSNFDSGPNTKLIIAKHRNGPTGTLFFNFLPEIGQFIAALDFNVANKNKNDINLGLED